A stretch of DNA from Coleofasciculaceae cyanobacterium:
TTTTGGAGATTCCGAATAATATTAAGTACTGATGAATAAGTATCCTGTGAAACTTGTAAAGGAGTGGATGAAGTCACATAATGACTAATTTAATCTGCTGAAGATGCGATCGCCTTTGCGGAGTCTCTATTAACTAAAGCTGCCAAGTATCGAGCTGCGCAGGCAAAATAATCTAGTTACTTTTTCTCTTGTATTAAGTAATTACTAATACAGGACAAGAGGCGAGATTGATGACGCGGTTGGTTGCGCTATCGGCAGCAGCTTCTTCATCAATTAAACCTAAACCTCGACAGCCCATAATAATTAGCTCGGCATTAATTTCATCGGCAACATCACAGATCGTAAAAGCGGGTACTCCTGTTCTTTCTATAGTCTCAGCCGAAATTCCTTGATTAGCAAAAAATGACTTAGCTTCCTGTAGTAGTTTAGCCACCTGTTCTTCTGAACTCATTACTCCTTGCTCGTCGGTTTCAACTACCGATAGAATAGTCAGCTTACTCTGATGGGTTTTGACCATATCCGCCGTCAGCTGAATTGCTTGACGAGCTTCTCTAGTTAATTCGATAGGAAATAAAATAGACTTAAACATTTTGTAATCTTAAAGAAATAGATTTAATCTTAATTAATACCGTTGCAATGAAACATTGTGTCAGAAAAGAAGGTGTCGAGCGGGAAAATTTACCAATTTTAATTTATTTTAGCTTTTAGCTTTCAGCCTAACAAATTCTTGACTTTCGGCTTAAGCGATCGCCCTGACGACAAACCAAATCGTAATCACAGTAATTACAGGCTTTACGATCTATATCAGGGGCAACAGGATAGTATCCTTGTTCTAGATGAGATTTAACCTTTTCGGCAAAAGCAGCTAATTCGGCAGGATCTTTTTTCGGACGGCTAATAGTTTTTTGCTTGGTAATAGAATAATAGGCTGCCTCGTTGATCGCTTCCTGCGGATATTTTTTGGCGATCGCATCCTGATAGATCGCTAGTTGAATATCAAGATTGGCTTTGCCTGTGGCATCTTTCACCCCTGGGGGAGTCGCTCCGCTAGTCTTATAGTCGATTACACTTAAACCAGCGGGGGTGCGATCGATGCGATCTACCTGTCCCCGTACCTGTAAGCCATACCATTGCATCCTAAACCTAGTTTCTCTGGCAATGACTTCTCTGTCTGGAGGGAAGAATTCAGCAGTAGTCAAGTTAAGACGAAGTAAGTTTAAATGTTCTTGACGTTGAGCATCCCACCCTGGTAGATTAGTTAGCTTTAGTTCTTGTTCGGCAGTAGCAAAGGCTTGGGCTAGTTGTTCTTGGTTAAACTTGGCTAAGTCGTTGGCGGTTTTGATTTCTGCCAAAGATAATTCTAAACAACGGTGGTAGAGATTCCCGCGAACAGCAGCACTGAGATTGGATTCGGCTTCAATTAATTCTTTGAGCCTGAGTAAGCGCGCACTAAACCATTTGAAAGGACATTGACCAAGCTGAGTTAGCTGAGACGCACTAAAAATCTTACTTTGAGGATCGATGCTAATGCCAATGATGCCATCATACTGATCGGGAGCGATCGCACTTTCCCGATGAACTTCTACCTGCCACGCTTTAGTTATTTGTGGTATCAACAGGGATGAACTAGTTTCAGATTGAAGTAGATGAGGCTGACGCAGATATAATTGACGCGCACGCTCAATACTCGCTATGGGTAAATTAGCAACGATAGGTTGTAAACCTAAACGGGATAGATAAGGACTTGGTATGACAGGGTTGCGATCGATTAATTCGGGATAAGAGAAAGTAATCCTGTTTGTGGGAATGTTTAATAGACAGTAAAAATCGAAAGTTTCCTTTTGAGCCAGATCGACAGCGGTTTGAATATTTAAGCCTTGTTGCGCTAGCTGTTTGCGGTTATGAAAATCTAAAATTGAGTCATCGGCGATCGCGGCTGGCAAAATTCCCGCCACAGTTCCTAGAACAAAGACATAGGGATAGTTAGTGCCACGTAAAGATGTCGGACAGTATAGCTCAATTCCTCCTCTGCCTGGTTGAACAGGAATAGTTAATAGCGCTAATATTTCATTTATTTCATTGATAAATGCCTGTTTACTAAGTTGTTGTGCTTCAGGCTTAATTAACTCTCTCAATCCTTCTTGTAATCGGTAGTATGCCATTATTTCTCGCGCCCAAGATTTGGCTTTCTCTAAAACATCCCAGGTAGACAAAATATCTAGCAAACGATTAATCCAAACCTCCCGACGATAATTCCCTGAAACATTAAGCAGGCTTAAATCTACTCCTAGCTTCTGCCAAGCTGTTAAACCTTGAGGATGGGTTTGTCTGGCTGATGACCAAATTTCGGCAGACATATATTTTGCCAAAGGATGAGAAAGTAACTTAGCCGTAGTTTCAAAAGGAAAGTTATCGGCGATCGCCTCTAGCAGCAGTTTGAGCCACGCACCGAGACGAGTTTGGGCTAAAGAAATTTCATAAGATACCTGCACGGGCAAATTATATTCCCAAGCAACATCAATTAAAATTTCACCATATAGCTTTTCTTCTCTGGTTACTAAAACAATATCCTGGGCAGGAACTCCTTGAGCCTGTAAAATTTTTACCTGAGTTAAAATTCCCCGTACTTCCTCTTCTAAACTAGGAAAAACCTGCAAATTTACTCCTGCTGGCAATGGTAATGTCTGTTTAAAACACTGTTGTAGCTGATGATTAATACTTACTGTATCCTCTGGCTGACTTGAAGTTAATTCCCAACCCTGAGACTGCAACCATTTAAAAGCCTGTTGATTTTGAGGATATAAATTATCTAGAGGTAAGACTAAAATACTATCTTGTGCTGCGATCGCATTAATTACCGCTAATTCATCTTTACCTGGAGTGAAATAACCATAGAATATATAAGCTTTTTGGTAAACAATCTGCTGCGCACCCTGCCAATATAATTCCGCAGCATCAATGCGTTTAACCTGTCTCAACTGGTTGCGATGGGCAGTAGCTAAATTACCCAACTGTTGAATTCTCGGATCTAGACTTGTCTGTAATTTAGTTAGATCGATGCCACTGCGTAATAAATCTTTAATCGTCGCTAAAAAAGCTCTGGCTGTCCCTTCAATATCTTTAGTATCAACTATTTCCCGCACCGCATTTTGTAATAAACGCCGACTCAACAAAGTAGAAGCAATCCCTATCCCCCGACGACGGACAATATTTTGACTCAAGTTCTCTAAGCTACAGTGAGGAACTTTTAAGTAAGATGCGATCGCTTTGCTTGGTGTAATGATCGTCAGCTCAAGCTTAGAAGATACTGTTGGACTCAATTCGGGTAAGATATATCTGCCCATGTTTTGAAGTTGGAAGTAGCAAGTAAGGAGTATTATGAGTCAGTGATTTTTAAATTAAATCATTGAAGTTATTTCAGTTATACCCTTACACTTTCAATTAAAATGAATTTTCAAGCTTCAAGCACAATCAAAAATCTAGAAGTAGTTGACAAGCAAATAAATCATCTGCTATTAGGTGCGTTCATCTGTGGATATTTATAATCCCTCAAATTAAAACGACGCAACACTAGTATACATCTGAGGATTTCCAACTCACAAAAACAGCCAACTATCGGCTGCCAGCCAAATAGCTAACCCAGTGATAGCCAAGCAAAATATGCCAGCAATCCCTGCTAACGGTTGCTGGTTTATTCCTGTAAGCCAATGACTTTGATAGTCATAGGTTACTAATTCTGCCGAGTCAATACAGGTTAAACCCCAAATCCATCCTGCATGAAGCCCTAAAGCCAAATATATGCTGCCATCTGCCAGCACTCTAGCACCTACCAACACCATACCCATCAGCCATAAACCTGGAATCTGAGGTAAAGTCTGCTTTCTTTCCCAAATTAAATGCACAAGAGCAAAAATTGTACTAGATATTGTGGCAGCTATCCAATATGAGTGGTCGATCAATAAAGTGCTAAACACATAACCACGAAATACTATTTCTTCAACTAAGCTAATCAGTAAACTCAAACCTAATATGGGAAAAAATAAAGGAATCAGTCGAGCAATATTTTGCTGATGCCAGCTAATAAAATTAAAGGCAGTTTCTAAACCAAAGACAATAATTAAACCGACAAGACTAAGGGTTAATCCTAACAATATGTACCCAGTGGTCTTGGATAATGGGCTTAAACCAAGAGCGACAAAAGACCAGGATTCTGCTTTCATTTTCCATCCTATTACAATAGGAATAAGAATATAAAGAGATGCTAACAAAACTAGCTTTTGCCGAGGTGTCATGATTTTACTTGGTTGCCAGTCGATAAATCGAGATACCAACAAGGCAATCGGCAACCAGATAGCAGCCCATACTCCGAAAAAGGTAAATACTTTAAACCATGATGCGTTTAACATCTTGAGTAATTTAGGTAGCAGTAAATTGTCTTGGCTGAAAAAAGCAAGTTGAAATCAAAAAATTTGTTTATTAACAATTAATTTTATGATGCGCCATTTTCTTCACCATCAATTTGTTTGAGGTGAATGTGCTTATAGCCCAGCTTTATTTCAAATTTGTCGCCTTCTTTTAAACCCATAGCTTGAGTATAAGTAGAACCGATAACAATTTGACCGTTTTTATGAACGCTTACTCGATAAGTAGGTTCTCGTCCACGACCGTCTTTTGCTCCTTCTGGATCTAAAGGAACTCCCTTAGCAGCAAGCACTGCATCGTAAAAATCAGTTAGGTTTACGCGCGTTTGCTTATCTTTGGTGGCTGTATAATAGCCA
This window harbors:
- a CDS encoding AbrB family transcriptional regulator, coding for MSETATAPLTGKALLQKVKELSHLPRRETAKKCGYYTATKDKQTRVNLTDFYDAVLAAKGVPLDPEGAKDGRGREPTYRVSVHKNGQIVIGSTYTQAMGLKEGDKFEIKLGYKHIHLKQIDGEENGAS
- a CDS encoding universal stress protein translates to MFKSILFPIELTREARQAIQLTADMVKTHQSKLTILSVVETDEQGVMSSEEQVAKLLQEAKSFFANQGISAETIERTGVPAFTICDVADEINAELIIMGCRGLGLIDEEAAADSATNRVINLASCPVLVIT
- a CDS encoding CPBP family intramembrane glutamic endopeptidase yields the protein MLNASWFKVFTFFGVWAAIWLPIALLVSRFIDWQPSKIMTPRQKLVLLASLYILIPIVIGWKMKAESWSFVALGLSPLSKTTGYILLGLTLSLVGLIIVFGLETAFNFISWHQQNIARLIPLFFPILGLSLLISLVEEIVFRGYVFSTLLIDHSYWIAATISSTIFALVHLIWERKQTLPQIPGLWLMGMVLVGARVLADGSIYLALGLHAGWIWGLTCIDSAELVTYDYQSHWLTGINQQPLAGIAGIFCLAITGLAIWLAADSWLFL
- a CDS encoding PD-(D/E)XK nuclease family protein, which gives rise to MGRYILPELSPTVSSKLELTIITPSKAIASYLKVPHCSLENLSQNIVRRRGIGIASTLLSRRLLQNAVREIVDTKDIEGTARAFLATIKDLLRSGIDLTKLQTSLDPRIQQLGNLATAHRNQLRQVKRIDAAELYWQGAQQIVYQKAYIFYGYFTPGKDELAVINAIAAQDSILVLPLDNLYPQNQQAFKWLQSQGWELTSSQPEDTVSINHQLQQCFKQTLPLPAGVNLQVFPSLEEEVRGILTQVKILQAQGVPAQDIVLVTREEKLYGEILIDVAWEYNLPVQVSYEISLAQTRLGAWLKLLLEAIADNFPFETTAKLLSHPLAKYMSAEIWSSARQTHPQGLTAWQKLGVDLSLLNVSGNYRREVWINRLLDILSTWDVLEKAKSWAREIMAYYRLQEGLRELIKPEAQQLSKQAFINEINEILALLTIPVQPGRGGIELYCPTSLRGTNYPYVFVLGTVAGILPAAIADDSILDFHNRKQLAQQGLNIQTAVDLAQKETFDFYCLLNIPTNRITFSYPELIDRNPVIPSPYLSRLGLQPIVANLPIASIERARQLYLRQPHLLQSETSSSLLIPQITKAWQVEVHRESAIAPDQYDGIIGISIDPQSKIFSASQLTQLGQCPFKWFSARLLRLKELIEAESNLSAAVRGNLYHRCLELSLAEIKTANDLAKFNQEQLAQAFATAEQELKLTNLPGWDAQRQEHLNLLRLNLTTAEFFPPDREVIARETRFRMQWYGLQVRGQVDRIDRTPAGLSVIDYKTSGATPPGVKDATGKANLDIQLAIYQDAIAKKYPQEAINEAAYYSITKQKTISRPKKDPAELAAFAEKVKSHLEQGYYPVAPDIDRKACNYCDYDLVCRQGDRLSRKSRIC